The Solanum pennellii chromosome 11, SPENNV200 sequence AACAGTTTATAAAAGCTAGAGAATATCCACTGCGTGCTGATAGAGATCAAAAAAGAACTATTCGGCGACTCGCCAATGGGTTCCTCTTAAGTGGCGATATCTTATATAAAAGGACTTcggattttaatttattacgaTGTGTGAATACTCAAGAGGCGGAAACAATTATGAATGAGGTACTCAAAGGGGTATGTGTCCCACACATGAATGGTTACGTCCTAGCAAAAAAGATTATTCGGGCAGGATACTATTGGTTGACTATGGAGCGAGATTGCTTCCAATTTGTTCGCAAGTGCCATCAGTGCCAAATTCATAACGACTTGATTCACTCACCCCCTTTAGAGTTGCATCCTATGTCTTTTCCGTGGCCTTTTGTTACATGGGGAATAGACGTTATTGGTCCAATAGAGCCGAAAGCATCTAATGGTCATCGGTTTATTTTAGTTGCCATTAATTACTTTGCCAAGTGGGTAGAAGTTGTCATGTTCAAATCAGTTACCAAGAAAGCGGTGGTGGACTTTGTTCATTCCAACATCATATGTCGTTTTGGCATACCAAAAATCATTATTACAGACAATGCAATGAATCTCAATAGCCACTTGATGAAGGAAGTTTGTGAGCAATTTAAAATTGTTCATCGTCATTCAACCCCTTATCGTCCCAAATCAAATAGGTTTGTTGAAGCTGCGAATaaaaacatcaagaagattctTAGGAAAATGGTGCAAGGATCTAGACAGTGGCATGAGAAATTACCCTTCGCTCTCATGGGATATCGCACGATTGTTCGTACATCAGTCGGTGCAACTCCATACTTATTGGTTTACCGAACTGAGGCTGTCATACCCGCAGAAGTTGAAATCCCTTCTTTTCGAACCATTGTTGAAGCAGAAATTGAGGATACAAAATGGGTTAAATCTAGGTTAGAACAATTAGCACTGATAGAAGAAAAACGATTGACATCAATTTATTTTGGTCAATTATATCAGCAGAGGATGGCTCGGGCTTATAATCAGAAAGTACGCCCAAGAAATTTTGAAGTGGGTCAACTTGTTGTGAAACGTATCCTTCCCCACCAAGATGAGGCCAAGGGAAAGTTTGCTCCAAATTGGCAAGGCCCTTATgttattaagaaaattttatccAAAGGAGCTTTGCAATTGGCGGATATGGAGGGAAAGGCGATTGACATGATTGTCAATGCAGATTCGATCAAGAGATACTACATTTAGCACTCCTTGTCATTTTTATGATAAGAAGATTAAAATGTATCCTTTTTTGTCTCAAACACCACTGGTCTGgtgatttttaataaaagaaaaaaaataaaaaaaagaattttaaaaaaaattggaaaaaaaaacacacaaaaagTTCATTggactacgtttgacctgattcctaaAAGGATACGTAGGCAGACCTTCATTGGGGTTCGGTCTAATCACTCAATAAAAAGATAATCATGTTCTTCAGTTCTCTAAAGGTTGAGACATTATGTAGGCGAACTATgggagaaaatgaagaagagagtTTTGTGAGTGAAAAATCTTACGGGCACTATAAGACGATGGTTAGTTGAGTGATAAAGATTAGAATGTCTTATTggtgaaaaatcatgaaaggcGCTACTGATCAAATGATGACATTTTGTCTTGACATGAGCGCAATCATGATAAAAGTCAAGGTTAGACTTAAAGGTGCAACATTGTTTCCTGAGATTCAGACAACTCGAAAAAGATCAAACGTTCAGTCCAAATGCATGTCATGTTTTAAAGTTGTCACGTACTTTTAGATAAGATTCTTTTCACtcatttaaacattttcttatttatctaCTACTTCTAAAgacataatttttcctttataaccctttcattgagtttttattttttttctttctcagcATCAACTCGTGTCAagtgagaaaataaaattaaatccaCCAAATTGACTACGGTATTTCCAGTTGAATGTTGGGGACATGCACCATATTGACTAGGGCTGTGAACCTATcgagaaaataaatatcataaatcgATACCGTGTGAAAATAGATAAAGCAAAAGAGTTGCTTGGGAACGAATGAACCACACAACATGCACAAAATGGTAATAAGTTAGAATGTCCATGAAAAGTATTTCAAGGAAAGATAAGGACTGTTTTTAAAACATCTTCAAGATATTCGAACAATCATCAATGGTATAAATCTCCCAATCGGGGCGGATCCAGAAGTCAAGCTTCACAAGATACTCGAAGTCATGAACCAACCACCcatttagaaaaattaacaaTACATTTCTTTAACTTGAAACAGGTATAAAGCAGAATCATGTAAATAGTTTGCGAGAGACAAACGCCACGATGGTAAGTTCTTGATTTCATACAATAtgcatgataaaataataataacaataaaaatgattttttaatagaaTCTGGGgcgttttattttatttttagtttgttcaatgtacaaataaaaataaaataaaataatgatgaataataatattaataatgataataataatataagtgaaaagaagatatatatatatatatatatatatNNNNNNNNNNNNNNNNNNNNNNNNNNNNNNNNNNNNNNNNNNNNNNNNNNNNNNNNNNNNNNNNNNNNNNNNNNNNNNNNNNNNNNNNNNNNNNNNNNNNNNNNNNNNNNNNNNNNNNNNNNNNNNNNNNNNNNNNNNNNNNNNNNNNNNNNNNNNNNNNNNNNNNNNNNNNNNNNNNNNNNNNNNNNNNNNNNNNNNNNNNNNNNNNNNNNNNNNNNNNNNNNNNNNNNNNNNNNNNNNNNNNNNNNNNNNNNNNNNNNNNNNNNNNNNNNNNNNNNNNNNNNNNNNNNNNNNNNNNNNNNNNNNNNNNNNNNNNNNNNNNNNNNNNNNNNNNNNNNNNNNNNgtcttcacagggcacaataacctctggttgcatatagggcacaataacccctatcctatttttcatgtctttacaGGACACAATAACTCCTGATTGGATATAGGGCaaaataacccctatcctatgttttcatgtcttcacagggcacaataatccctggttgcatatagggcacaataacccctatcctatttttcatgttttcacagggcacaataacccctggttgcatatagggcacaataacccctatcttatttttcatgtcttcacagggcacaataacccctggttgcatatagggcacaataacccctattttatttttcatgtcttcacagggcacaataatcccTGGATtccatatagggcacaataacccttatcattttttttatgtcttcacagggtacaataacccctggttgcacacagggcacaataacccctatcattttttttatgtcttcacagggcacaataacccctggttgcatatagggcacaataacccctattttatttttcatatcttcagagggcacaataatccctggattgcatatagggcacaataacccttatttcatttttcatgtcttcagatggcacaataacccctggattgcatatagagCACAATAacctctattttatttttcatgtcttcacagagCACAATAatccctggttgcatatagggcacaataacccctattttatttttcatgtcttcacatggtacaataacccctggttgcaatTTGGGTACAAAACTCCCTTTTTCtcttatattttacattttgtaatggctacaaaaatattatttttattattagtatagacTTTTATAGCTTTTGatcaataactcacaaaatttcCGAGTGCAAACTAGGcagaaaattttgttttgtgtgCAGGTTTATACATAGTACACAAATTTgcagttcaaaaataaaagaattcatcctttcaagAAAACAAGTTTTCGAGAATATCATGTGGAAGAACGTCAGTAGCTGAAGTCAAGTCATGAAGTTTCAAGTCTTGAACTCAGATGTCCAGAGCAAAGTTCAGAATCGATAAACCTACCAAAGAGGGTGAAGCAATATCCGAGAATTTAAAATGAAGACTTAGCACTATCGGAGTAGATAGGACTTCATATCTTTCCTTctgcattttgtttttttttttatgtaataactGGAGCTACGGACCGAAATCTCGACAGAACCTCACTCGACTACCTAACTCATTGGAACTACGCCTGATTCCTTATCATTAACTTAGGATAGGTAGTTTTCAAAAGTTAGGACACAGTCAAACCTCTTctctattataaatttttcacatttttggcATAAGTATTTCAGTAAAAAATTAGTCACATTGTTCACGTCATTGCATGAAAACTCTTCGTGTTTCCAAGCAAAGAGGGGCATACTGTGAAtacctaattttttaccaaaatataaagatttaacaccaattttaaaaaagttatatttaaaacatataaaaataaataaattgtaaattacattaataataaaaagttgtgaatttatggtatttgttttaaatcatcaacttttaattactttaaaaataatggtagtatatattaagaaaaagaagaaaaaaataaataaataaataaaaagaagaatcCTAGATATTCAAATTACCTTCCCCTTATCTTAATTAACCTCAAACTCCCAAAAACTAATTttcctattattgttatttagtaggttaattatttaattatttctcaaCCATTATTCCctcaataatatttcaaattaaattctaattcCACTCTATTACGTTCCTTTTAATTAGCACCAGACTCTCagcaaaaataattataaaagacACGTTCagttgaatataaaaaaaggaACAGAGATTGAAAGAcgagaggaaaaaaaaaagcaagagcaaaaatcaaggagaagaaaagtgagttattcttttgaaatttaggTTAGAGTTAGAATTTTGTTCGTGGTTCCAATTCGTGGCTCATTAAAGTTAATACTTGTTTATTAATTTTGGAAATCAGTAGATCGTAGCAGTTATTTTAGAGGTGAATCAATAATACGAGGTAACTCTAAATTCTTGAATTCTTGTATGATTTTAATGAAATGCTTGTAAAAAAGTTTAATTCTAATTATATGAAATTCTTTTAATagtgtgttattattattattacgaAATATCATTTTTGTGATTGATGTTATGAGTTATTTTTAGAATTCGCAAAAGCTTAAGAAAACGTTGCCAGAGATTcttattgttaaaaataaataaataaataatttaaatatgcatcatgtattattattattattattattattattattattattattattattattattattattattattattattattatcattattattattattattattattattattattatgcttTTTAGATACACTTTGTAACTTATATCTCTtcattatatttaattgataaatttgaatAGATTCGTATATCTTTCCGTTTAGTTTTTCACTTTAGaagattttgttgaatttattgttgacttgttagattaggatataaaaataattagtaaatgatttttttttataaaaaatactatCTAAGTAGAATTGTAAATTTCATTTAgaaattcatgataaaatagtgataattactattaataattataataaaaaaagtaaaatttctgaaattatataaagagaacaaaagaataaaaaaaaacaagaaagcataaaaaaaaacgaaagaaaaaaagaaaaaatagcagaattttttttaaaaaaaaacagaaacagaaaattaaaaaaaaaaaaagagagtgaaaaaaaaacgtgaaaaaGTGAAGAGAAACAGAatgttgttaaaaaaatataaaaaaaaataaaaagggtaaCTAAAAACGtgcaaaaggaaaaaatgaaaaaaaaattaaaataaaagaaaaatcttttttttttaaagaaattgtcttaatctcttttgattttttttttttgctagaattaattataaatttcataaaatttaccTTCTATtttagatcaatttttttttttaaaaatacaattctaaattaacttgaactttaaaaaaaattttcctACACAAATTCTAATTCCTAACTATTAAACACCTATATAAATTCTACACATaataacattaatatatatatatatatatatatatatatatatacaaaaaatataataaataaataataataataataataatataaataataaataataaataaataaataaataaatatgagtgtttcaaattttcaatgGACACAAAtcgaaaataataaaataattttcaatggatttaaaataaataagacgattttaaaaggtttaaaataaatgagagaataaagtaaaaataattttattattaagttaaataatataatattcaaaattaagtctagtcatatcaaagtcaatgaagcgaccgtgctagaaccacgggactcgaggggtgcctaacaccttcccctcggtcaacagaattccttacccgggtttctagttcgcagaccaataaaaatagagtcaaattttatgttgattagggatttaaataaggtgacttggaacaccaaaactcaatttcaagtggcgactataaataataattatccccCCTTTTCAAAacgtcactttaattggaaaaactctttttctttcaaacaataaaaattaaaaaaatattgagaaaaaaaggaGCGTGACAAGTCTAGAGGACGATTGATTCCAAGGGTTCTAGATTTCGTCGGAGGAATGAAAATCCTATCATATACGAATACttacataaaaagaaataaaaagtaaaaataaaataaaaaacaaaacaaccaATATTGCCGGTGCATCACTTTTAACAATGAGATTCTACAGATTGGGAGTTCTCTTCCCAATCTGTCCTATAGTTCGATCACAATTCAGGTCTATCATTAGTGGAATTGATTGTGGaattgtgaaaaaaaattgtggaattTAATACAATATACCATATCAAGTAAAATACTTCTCTATGTGATTTTTTGGGACATAAACTAAGTAATGTCGCAAAATCTCAAAAATAGATAAAGATTTATAAGGGAAAGAAATATTAAAGGCTATATagaaaaagcaaaataaaattaaaggctgcacctttatattttattttagaccTTCTTCATGGGCGTACTTGTCTCGAGATTATTAACATTTATTCTTGCAAAGAATCTctattaaacaaaaatttaaacctccaagaagaagaaaataataacatcaaattcCTTTTGTTGGCCCACAATAATTTTGtctaaaatatatggaattaaaAATCCCAAATGGACTCATGATGGTGTTGGGTTTCATCCTCAAAATAATCGGTGGGACAAGTGTATTCTCTGACAGGTAATAGAGCCCCGGCTAACTCCATCCACATTTTGGGTGAGTCCAAAGGGGATTCATTAATCGCCTGAATTTGACTCGGTGAGAGACCTACTCTCACCGGGCCTACACCACATTCCTCGGGATGATCATCAATTGAAGGTTTGAACCTCATTGCCGCTTCATGAGCTGCCATTTGTACATCTTCAGGTCttgaacttgagggttttgggAATGTATGGATTAATTCAGGGAAATTGAGCCTTAAGTTTGGTCTCTCACCTTTTAGATGAAATGCAGCAACATCATAAGCAGCAGCAGCCATTTCTGCTTTCTCATAACTCCCCAACCATATTCGTGTTTTCTTTCCTGGTTCGCGTATCTCAGACACCCATTTCCCCCATTTTCTCTTCCTTACTCCTCTATACACGTCCATATTATTCTTACTTTCTTGATCGTTTTCCATTTTAAATTTGTCATTCAAGAAATAATATGGAAGTGAAATTTGAGGGAAGTAGAATATATATAGTCGAATTATTGATGAGTAAGTAGGAATGGGTACTTAAAAGTGAGGTTCCACGTAGTTGCATGTAAGTGGATTAAAGTTGTATGACAGAATGAAGCAAAAAACGCTCTTTTTGATTTTCCATGTATCTCCGTGTGTTTGATTTGGACGCCTATGATtgaccaatatatatatatacactctaTGTATATACACTCTATGTGAAATATTTCACTTTTCGAAGTCAAATAGTTTAGGTTTGATAGAAAATTtactcatgaaatttttaattttaaaaataaaatttataatatttataaactacATTAAAAGTACAATAAGTCTCAATAATTGAgagttcaaaatatttaaaaagatatagGAAAAATTTACAATCAAAAATAGACTTTTTTGAATCTCGAgaaatatgtcacataaattgggacataGAGAGAAATATATTctctctgtttcaaaaagaatgtctcagtttcatttttaatctacttaaaaagaattatagCTTTCCTTTTTTTGCAACagtcaaaatttaatttttcacttgACATGTTTAAGGTTATAACATTAAATggcattttgatacatttgatataactttaatttagaataataaatttaaaaaaaaaattctttcttttttaaactatgttccaagtcaaactagttaattttttttacacgataaattatatatatgatgtgaCGTGTTAATATACTTGTGTGTGTTTTTCCTTTAgccattttttaatttgaataatgTGATATATGGACCTCGTGGTCCACGTACATATATATTGATTCTTAAAGTATTAACTAATAGGCTTGGGTAGCTCAATTTCAAAAGGTCAAAGTAGATTTTGGTGTTGACAAAAAATTTCGCAAAGACAGACAAATTGTGCATGATCAGGTGGTGAAATGTGGATTTTCAGAGAACTTAATTAATGTGAAcaacttataaatttttttcttacctAGATACAAGATGTCATGCTCAATATACGttactttcttaattttaaaataattgaattgataAGTGTATTAAGTAAGAAAGAATATTTAGAACATTTAGTAAACATCACTTTCCGCTTTTACccgtttatttatttttaaaatatttttaaaaatatatataattcaaagtaaaatcataaatagAAGCAATTAACTCTCTTGAAATTCTctcctaaaagaaaatatggagTCAATTCCCTAAATGATCACCTAAGTTGAGGAAATTATCgtgaaatatcatttatgtttcatttatgACTAAAATATCATCCAACTATCACTATTTTGCTTCAAATATACtagacatttcaaaaatatCACTCTCTCCTAGTTGACATGGCATgtcattaaaatctttttttaataatagactaatttaattcattaaactcatttaactaaaataatgatcatatcatttttcattaatttattaatttattaagaataaattttcatactcaaaatcttttatcataattaatttatttacttttttatgtTATCCAGAATACGTTTTTAAAACAATAATCTcatcaatttttaatatttatatacacTTACATTTAAAAAACATTGATTTACAAATTACTCATGAACGttaatttactttaattaatcataaattgtataatgaatcaataatattaaaggttgattaattattaaaaaaataactttttttgtgcttttaaatccatatatatttacaatatcgtttttaaagaaaatagtaagtgaataatattatattttttatcccTTAGAAATACTAAATACCTTAAAAGTCTTCTTAAATTTTAGTTGATACGCACGGTCATTAAAtcatcattttgaaaaataatacttatGAACACATATGTTCacttactattttctttttaaaatcaatattataagtatatatggatttcaaagcacccaaataattatttttttaataattaatcgacctttaatattattgatttattatacaaCTTATGATTGATTGATGTAAATTAGCATTCATGAATGATTTGtacatcatatttttttgaatgtaagtgtttataagtattcaaaattgataaaattatagtacattttaaaaatgtattcttcataacctaacaaaataaaaagtttaattatgataaaagattttaagtatgaaaatttattcttaataaactgataaaaaaattaaaaaataatatgatcattattgTAGTTGAATAAgttcaatgaattaaattagtctattatttaaaaaaattgatgacatgTCATGTCTACTAGGAGAGAGTGATGATTTTGGAATCAATTCCCTAAATGGTCACCCAAGTTAAGAGAATTGccttgaaatattatttatgtttcatttaggaCCAAAATATCACTCAAGTATCACTATTTTCCTCTAAATATACTTGGCACTTTAAAATCATCACTCTCTCCTACTTGGTATGACATGTCATTAAAgtcttttttaataatagactaatttaattcattgtaCCTATTTAactaaaaagattttaatgacatgtcatgccaacTGGGAGAGAGTGATATTTTTGAAGTGTCAAGTATATTTGAaggaaaatagtgatagttaaataatattttggtcttaaatgaaaaataaatgatatttcaaggCAATTCTTTTTATTAACTTGGGTGACCATTTAGGAAATTGACTCAAAAATATGAGAGGTAAAATGGAATAAACTTTTTATTAACCCTCTTGAACTTTGAacagttcatttattttaaagtatgaaaaaaaaaggtcaataattcacttattttaaaatgaaaggaGTATTTTATTTGTCTTACGCTATGTGGCATTGGTGAACTTACAAAAGTCAATTAAAACTTTatgtgatttttaaatattttaaattattaattgttgtgattcataatacttttaatataatttatgaataatatatgttactcccTTTGTTCTAATTATGTGacacatataaaattttgagagtcaataattttttaatacatattttaaattttattattattattattattattatttatagtactatttttcataatttttaaatacataactaataaaaagaaaaataaaataaataaattaaaacagaaaaatactaaataaaaataaaaaaaggagaaatcAGCCCGACTGACCCTAACCTGCTCGAttccctcttttctttttttaagtatgataattaatataaattaaatttctt is a genomic window containing:
- the LOC107004295 gene encoding ethylene-responsive transcription factor ERF022-like, with the translated sequence MENDQESKNNMDVYRGVRKRKWGKWVSEIREPGKKTRIWLGSYEKAEMAAAAYDVAAFHLKGERPNLRLNFPELIHTFPKPSSSRPEDVQMAAHEAAMRFKPSIDDHPEECGVGPVRVGLSPSQIQAINESPLDSPKMWMELAGALLPVREYTCPTDYFEDETQHHHESIWDF